Proteins encoded by one window of Syntrophobacterales bacterium:
- a CDS encoding AbrB/MazE/SpoVT family DNA-binding domain-containing protein produces MLAKLTTKNQITLPRKVIQEFSGIEYFDADVQDGRIILAPVRMQPVDATLTGIREKMKKLGITPADVTEAVQWARSKES; encoded by the coding sequence ATGCTTGCAAAGCTTACGACCAAAAACCAGATCACGCTGCCACGGAAGGTAATTCAAGAGTTCAGCGGCATTGAATATTTCGATGCTGATGTCCAGGATGGCCGCATCATCCTGGCGCCCGTCAGGATGCAGCCTGTGGACGCTACTCTAACTGGAATCCGGGAAAAGATGAAGAAGCTCGGAATAACGCCTGCCGATGTGACTGAGGCTGTGCAGTGGGCCAGAAGCAAAGAATCGTGA
- a CDS encoding putative toxin-antitoxin system toxin component, PIN family has product MIRTVIDTNVLVSALLFSGEMGDIVSYWKARKFLPVFSHDTFDEFRRVLAYPKFSLTPREIDALLQDEVLPFCEVADIEDEIIGVCRDGADDKFLSCAVAAKADYIVSDDKDLLVLGNFRNIPIITAGQFWGSGL; this is encoded by the coding sequence GTGATCCGGACAGTGATAGACACGAATGTTCTGGTTTCCGCACTGCTTTTTTCGGGAGAGATGGGAGATATCGTCTCATACTGGAAGGCCCGCAAATTCTTGCCGGTTTTTTCGCATGATACGTTTGATGAGTTCAGACGAGTTCTCGCCTACCCAAAATTTTCATTGACGCCTCGGGAAATCGACGCCCTTCTTCAAGACGAAGTCCTTCCGTTTTGTGAAGTGGCTGATATCGAAGATGAAATCATCGGCGTATGCCGGGATGGCGCCGATGATAAATTCCTATCCTGTGCCGTGGCTGCAAAGGCCGACTACATCGTCAGCGACGACAAGGATCTGCTCGTTCTGGGCAATTTTCGCAACATCCCCATTATAACCGCAGGGCAATTTTGGGGGTCAGGTCTTTAA
- a CDS encoding type II toxin-antitoxin system RelE/ParE family toxin has product MNVYRSKAFTRLARREGLTDLEVCQAVAEMNAGLSDANLGAGLFKKRIAMPGQGKRGSWRALLGFQAGKKAFFLYLFPKNSRDNIEDNEMKALKRLTRYYLTLKPDEIKTALQCGELSEVNCNEKRT; this is encoded by the coding sequence GTGAATGTTTATCGCTCAAAGGCCTTCACACGCTTGGCTCGACGCGAGGGACTAACAGATCTTGAAGTTTGTCAGGCAGTGGCCGAGATGAATGCCGGGCTGAGCGATGCTAACCTTGGAGCGGGCCTGTTCAAGAAACGGATCGCCATGCCGGGCCAGGGAAAGCGTGGAAGTTGGAGAGCGCTACTTGGGTTTCAGGCAGGCAAGAAAGCGTTTTTCCTTTATTTGTTTCCCAAGAACAGCCGGGACAACATTGAAGACAATGAGATGAAGGCCCTGAAGCGCCTGACAAGATATTATCTCACATTGAAGCCCGACGAAATCAAAACAGCATTGCAATGTGGCGAGTTAAGCGAGGTGAACTGTAATGAAAAAAGGACATGA
- a CDS encoding DNA-binding transcriptional regulator: MKKGHDSILSVVYETAKDLRNAGIMDEITMREFDALCLPPVKTYQAQEIRQIRLRYHVSQAVFATYLNVSKTSVASWESGGKKPGPTAVKLLNLVDRKGIEAVA, encoded by the coding sequence ATGAAAAAAGGACATGACAGCATTTTGTCCGTCGTTTATGAAACGGCAAAGGATTTGCGTAATGCGGGTATCATGGATGAGATAACAATGCGCGAATTTGATGCGCTTTGTCTGCCGCCCGTGAAGACGTATCAGGCACAGGAAATCAGACAGATACGGTTGCGGTATCACGTCAGTCAGGCGGTCTTCGCTACTTATCTAAACGTCAGCAAAACATCTGTGGCGAGCTGGGAGTCTGGCGGGAAGAAACCCGGCCCTACGGCAGTCAAACTGCTTAATTTGGTCGATCGAAAAGGCATTGAAGCTGTGGCCTGA
- a CDS encoding type II toxin-antitoxin system PemK/MazF family toxin, producing the protein MIIKRGEIYLAALDPVMGREIAKTRPVAVVSNDKNNEFSGTVTILPLTSKNPQSVYPFEVFIAQGIANLPKDSKIKADQIRTLDKKRIIKRIGALDQKGLNAIDEALKIHLALN; encoded by the coding sequence ATGATTATTAAACGAGGGGAGATTTATCTGGCCGCCCTTGACCCCGTGATGGGGCGGGAGATCGCCAAAACTCGCCCGGTCGCGGTGGTTTCCAACGATAAGAACAATGAATTTTCCGGGACGGTGACGATTCTTCCCCTGACCTCAAAAAACCCTCAATCGGTCTATCCCTTTGAGGTTTTTATTGCCCAAGGCATTGCCAATTTACCCAAGGACTCCAAAATCAAAGCGGATCAGATTCGCACCCTCGACAAGAAAAGGATCATAAAAAGGATTGGCGCTTTGGATCAGAAGGGTTTGAACGCGATCGACGAAGCCCTGAAAATTCACTTGGCTCTGAATTAA
- a CDS encoding ATP-binding protein yields MKQIISQLIDDFHERKLPELTARDREFPEAVGKADVVIGMRRAGKTWFCYQKIKELLTSGIEKEKILYLNFEDDRLLEFNLQHFQDILDVYFGKYPAHRSARCYFFFDEIHRIDQWEMFIRRLLDTENIQLFITGSSSKLLGSEIATSLRGRSLTTEIFPFSFKEFLKYHGIFAEMPKTFGANTASLLRKAARDYLEIGGFPEVQKLEPSLRIEVLQGYIDSVLLKDIVERHKIGNILVLKHLVRHIIHSSGGQFSVNKFFNAMKSMGVKCTKNSLYEYLDHLADAFLFYKVPIHSRSEKARQINPAKIYAIDTGLLNAMTFRNSNNYAQLLETMVFMHLRRGGYDVEYFIAKDGRETDFLARHRITGETELMQVCWEMADKKTFARELQGLKSAMAELSIPAGTIVTWDDETAIENNINIIPIWKRLFN; encoded by the coding sequence ATGAAACAGATTATCTCCCAGCTTATTGATGATTTCCATGAACGGAAGCTGCCGGAGCTGACAGCCCGGGACAGGGAATTTCCCGAAGCGGTGGGCAAGGCGGATGTCGTCATCGGGATGAGGCGGGCGGGAAAGACCTGGTTTTGCTATCAGAAGATAAAAGAGCTGCTGACCTCGGGGATCGAAAAAGAGAAGATCCTCTACCTGAACTTTGAGGATGATCGGCTGCTGGAATTTAATCTTCAACATTTCCAGGACATCCTGGATGTTTATTTCGGGAAATACCCCGCGCATCGCAGCGCCCGTTGTTATTTTTTCTTCGATGAGATTCATCGGATCGACCAGTGGGAAATGTTCATCAGGCGCCTGCTGGACACTGAAAACATTCAGCTTTTCATCACCGGTTCCTCGTCGAAGCTGCTTGGCTCAGAAATCGCGACCAGTTTGCGGGGGCGCTCGCTGACGACGGAAATATTCCCGTTCAGTTTCAAGGAGTTTCTGAAATATCACGGTATTTTTGCCGAGATGCCGAAAACATTCGGCGCCAATACGGCATCTTTATTGCGCAAGGCGGCAAGAGATTATCTTGAGATCGGCGGTTTCCCGGAAGTTCAGAAACTGGAGCCGAGCCTCCGCATCGAAGTGTTGCAGGGTTATATAGATTCCGTGTTGTTGAAAGACATTGTCGAGCGCCACAAAATTGGCAACATCCTCGTACTGAAGCATCTCGTCCGCCATATCATCCACTCGTCCGGAGGGCAATTCAGCGTCAACAAGTTCTTCAATGCCATGAAAAGCATGGGGGTCAAATGCACGAAGAACAGCCTGTATGAATATCTCGACCATCTGGCGGATGCCTTTTTATTTTACAAGGTTCCCATTCACAGCCGTTCGGAGAAGGCAAGGCAGATCAATCCGGCTAAAATCTACGCCATCGACACCGGCCTTCTGAATGCGATGACCTTTCGTAACTCGAACAATTACGCGCAACTGCTGGAAACGATGGTGTTCATGCACCTGCGCCGCGGGGGGTATGATGTGGAATATTTCATTGCGAAGGACGGGCGGGAAACTGATTTTCTGGCGCGACACAGAATCACCGGCGAGACGGAACTGATGCAGGTCTGCTGGGAAATGGCAGATAAAAAGACCTTTGCCCGGGAACTTCAGGGATTGAAAAGCGCCATGGCGGAGCTGTCAATCCCGGCCGGCACGATCGTAACCTGGGACGACGAAACCGCCATAGAGAATAATATCAACATAATTCCCATCTGGAAGCGGCTTTTTAATTAG
- a CDS encoding type II toxin-antitoxin system RelE/ParE family toxin, producing MWKILQTKQFGEWFAGSDNVDEDVRESIYALMEVLKSIGPNLGRPYVDSVKGSRHENMKELRVQSEGRPFRIFFAFDPFRQAVLLIGGNKTGDKRFYARMLPIADALYDHYLQDLGERK from the coding sequence ATGTGGAAAATTCTTCAGACGAAACAGTTTGGTGAATGGTTTGCAGGTTCTGACAATGTCGATGAAGATGTCCGCGAATCCATTTATGCCCTGATGGAAGTGTTGAAAAGCATCGGGCCGAACCTCGGCCGTCCCTATGTTGATTCGGTAAAGGGAAGCCGGCATGAGAACATGAAGGAGTTGAGGGTGCAAAGCGAGGGCAGGCCTTTCAGAATCTTTTTCGCGTTTGACCCATTCCGGCAGGCCGTTTTGTTGATCGGCGGGAATAAAACGGGGGATAAACGGTTCTATGCGCGTATGCTTCCCATCGCAGACGCATTGTATGATCATTATCTCCAGGATTTGGGAGAGAGGAAATGA